Genomic DNA from Plasmodium chabaudi chabaudi strain AS genome assembly, chromosome: 1:
GATgctcaaaatatattataaaataaccCAATAAGGTATATTTCTAAATTGATGTACGtaggaataataataaagttattgaacatattaaaatggaTTATCAATTTatctatattaaataaaaataatataattttacgTAATTTTCAAATAGATGTAAATAACACAActtaatttgaaaatactataattttagaaaaaactatattgtatattatatattataagaaacaagtatataaaaatgcaaccaatcttattaaataactatttatatacttttaagAATTATCGTAATAATAgcatttttgtataaaattcatcatatatacatatggtAAAAGTGTATTAAGCAATCCCTATTTAAGGTGATTTAGCTAATTgccataaaataattataatatgattTTACTAACACTactgtattattattttatataaagttaaaattaagaataatatgtttaacGAAAGATAATAGATATGTAAAGAGCTTAAGTAAATAcaacatatatttcatatatatataaaattgtcaTCCCACATAATCTCCAAATTATAACATAATTTCATTACAATGGATACCCtggtatataatttttttaaataaaatatgctcTTCACATGTGATTCATATGTTAGATCGCttataaattcattaaTCTTCATTTTAGtgacatttatattaatatatattttattaatttttataatattttcatagtGTCAATTATTTAAAGGGTTCGATGAAAATCTTGTTGTGAAACCGAATAATTCCGAATTTGATAGTGATAATTTTCCGTCATTCAACAATTTTTGTCCTTTCACGGATGGTGGGAAAAAGCAAAAATGTAATAGTTATGAAGAAATGGTTATCTCTGCTTTTTTaacattaataataaattttgccAGTATTAATGATGGAGggaatatagaaaatgataaaattgcTCAATACGCTATTTTATGGTTATGTTATAAACTAAATCAACGAAGCGAAAATGGAACTAGCGACCTAAAtgattttcataataaatatataaatggcATAGAGACGcatattttgaaattaCCTAATGTTAATGCTTATAATAGTTACAAggatattattaaaaaacaagATATGAAGGTTATGGATATTAAAGATATATCTAAACTTTATGAACCATTGGaaaatttatgtaaattatatactggatgtgatgaaaaaaaaggaaattacACAAATTGTTCGAAAGATGCTCACGATTTTGCTAGCAATTTTGAAAATCTTAATCAAGATTCTAGGATTATTGgaaataattcatatagAGAAATATTGCTTAGTTTATCAActgattataataaatttaaaaatggatgtggtaaaaaatgtattgaTTGTAAGGATATGCCAACTCTTTCAGAGATAAAAACACCACAAAGTTTTGAACATGCATCATCAAGTTCGTCGATAGCAAGCAAATTAATTCCAGGTTTATTGATATTTGCAATACCTATTCTCTTG
This window encodes:
- a CDS encoding CIR protein, whose amino-acid sequence is MDTLCQLFKGFDENLVVKPNNSEFDSDNFPSFNNFCPFTDGGKKQKCNSYEEMVISAFLTLIINFASINDGGNIENDKIAQYAILWLCYKLNQRSENGTSDLNDFHNKYINGIETHILKLPNVNAYNSYKDIIKKQDMKVMDIKDISKLYEPLENLCKLYTGCDEKKGNYTNCSKDAHDFASNFENLNQDSRIIGNNSYREILLSLSTDYNKFKNGCGKKCIDCKDMPTLSEIKTPQSFEHASSSSSIASKLIPGLLIFAIPILLGVAYKYSLFGFDKRLKRIHSREKIKKIKKNVDHYM